From Cryobacterium sp. GrIS_2_6:
AACGACAGGGCGAGGGCGGGGGACCTGGGCGAGGATTTCGTTGAGGTCGAGGTCGAGGTCGATGACGCGGGGGGCGTCTGCGCATAGACGTAGACGCCGTGGCTGCCGATCGCGCCGGCCTGGGCCGGCGGCTGCGCATCGCCGTCGATCGTGAGTGTCGTGGTCAGGCGCAGGCCGGGCTTGCTCGACGCCGACGCAGCCGCCGCATCCGTGGGAGGTGCCCTCGTCACGTCGAGTGCGACAACGGCTTCCGCCGCCACGGTGACGGTCGCGCCCTTCTTCGTGCCGACGAGCGAGATCCCGAGCCGGCGTGCCTCGCCGAGGTGGGCCCAGAGCAGGGAGCTCTCGAAGTCGTCGAGGTAGAGCCAGTCGGTCTCCTGGTTCGTGTACACCCCGCGCACGGCGCGGTTCAGCGCCCAGAGCTCGCTGAGCCAGCGCATGTGCTCGGCGTTGAGGGCGAGCCGGTTCACGTGGAAGCTCAGCTGGTTCCAGGTCACGCTGCCACGCACCCAGTTGCCGCGCGCGTTCAGGACGACCGGGCGCACGCCGAGCCTGAGTGTGCCGTGGCCGCCGCGGAGGCTCGTGAGCGTCTGTGCCGTCGGCCCGCGCCAGCGTTCATCGGTGCGCGGGGTCAGCTCCCGCAGCTCGAACTGGAGTCCCATTGCGGTCGGGACGGCGGCTCCCGGGGCAGTCGCAGCGCTCCCCATCGCTCCGGCGGGCGGTCCCGCGGGGGGCCGGACGCGCGTCCGCCACCCCGGCGCCGGTGCAGGGGGCCCGGTCTGCGACATTCCCCCATGCTCTCACGCTTCCGCAGCTCAGGGCAGCGGATGCACCCCGGCCGCATCGAGGATCCACGCGTTGTCGAAGGCGATTTCCCGCCAGCGGGCGTAGCGCCCGGACACCCCGCCATGGCCGGCGGACATCTCCGTCTTGAGCAGGACATCCGCCCCGACCTCGCGCAGGTGCGCGACCCACTTCGCCGGTTCCACGTAGAGCACGCGGGTGTCGTTGAGGCTCGTGACCGCGAGGATCCGCGGGTAGTGCGTGTCCCGCACGTTCTCGACCGGTGAGTAGGACTTGATGTACGCGTAGACCTCCGGGTCGTGCAGCGGGTCTCCCCACTCGTCCCACTCGATGACCGTGAGGGGCAGCGCGGGGTCGAGGATCGAGGTGAGCGGGTCTACGAACGGTACGCCGGCGAGGATGCCGGAGAACAGCTCGGGGGCGAGGTTCGCGACGGCGCCCATCAGCAGGCCACCGGCGCTGCGGCCCTCGGCGACGAGCCGGTCGGGCGCGGTGAGCCCCGCATCGATCAGGTGCTGCGCGCAGTCGATGAAATCGGTGAAGCTGTTGCGCTTCTCCAGCTCCTTGCCGTGCTCGTACCAGAGCCGGCCGAGCTCGCCGCCGCCGCGCACGTGCGCGATCGCGTAGACCAGTCCGCGGTTGAGCAGGCTGAGCCGGGAGATGCTGAAGGTCGGGTCGATGCTGATCTCGTAGGACCCATAGCCGTAGAGCAGGGTCGGCGCGGGTTCGCCGGGGGTGACCAGGCCACTCCGGTAGACGAGCGAGATCGGCACGCGGGTGCCGTCCGCGGCCGTCGCCCACTCGCGGCGCTGTTCGTACCTCGCCGGGTCGTACGCGCCGAGCACGGTCTGCTGCTTGAGCAGGCGGCGCTCGCCGGTCGCGACGACGAGGTCGTACACGGTCGACGGGGTGACGAAGCTCGTGTAGCCGAACCGGATCGTCGGCTGCTCCCACTCGGGGTTCGCCCCTGTGCCTGCTGTGAAGAGCGGTTCGTCGAAGGCGAGCTCGGTGAACGTGAGCGGGCGGGCAGCGTCGGCGGTCGCAGCGGGGCCTCCGGTTTCTGCGGTCAGTGCGGTCGCAGCGGATACCTCGGCCTCGGTCCAGAGCGACGCGATCGCCACCTGCGTCAAGCCGTCGCGCCGGTACTCGGCGATGACGAAGTCGCGAAACGCGTCGACGCCTTCGAGCCGGACGGATTCGTCGTGCGGCAGCAGCATCCGCCGGGGGCCGTGCGGGTCTCCGGCGGCGACGTCGACGAGTTCGAAGTTGACGGCCTGGTCGTTGTGCACGATGAGGAGCCGGTCCTCCCCGGCGAGGACGGCGTGCTCCACATCGTACTCGACGCCGTCGCGGCGCGGCCAGACGATCGCGAAGTCGCCGGTGGGATCGCCCGTGTCGAGCAGCCGGGTCTCGGTCGTCACGCTCGAGCCGGCCTCGATCAACAGGTACTTGCGGCTGCGGGTGAGCCCGATGCCGACCCAGAACCGGTCGTCGGGTTCGTGGAAGACCTGCGCGTCGCTCGCGGGGTCTGTGCCGATCTCGTGCCGCCAGACGGTGTCCGGGCGCCAGGCCTCGTCGACGGTCGTGTAGAAGAGGTAGCGGCCACTCGGTTCGAACAGGGCGTCCTCGCCGGTATCGGTGATCTCGTCGAAGAGGTTCTCGCCCGTCGTGAGGTCGCGCACCCGGATCGTGTACCGCTCGTCGCCCTCGGTGTCGACGGCGTAGAGCAGCCGGGTGGCGTCTGCGCTCACGTCGAAGCTGCCGAGGGCGTAGAACTCGTGGCCGGCCGCCTCGGCGTTGTCGTCGAGCAGCACCTGCTCGCCGGGGAGGCCTGCCCGGACGGTGCCGGACGTTCCGGCGTCGTCGGCTTCGGGGTCCAGGACCGGCGGCGCCCAGTCGTCCGGGCCCGAGACCGGGGCCCGACAGTGGATGCCGTATTCCTGGCCCTCCACCGTGCGGGTGTAGTACCACCACTGGCCCTCCCGCACGGGCACGCTGAGGTCGGTCTCGCGGGTGCGGGCCTTGATCTCGTCGAACAGCTGCTCCCGGAGCGGTGCGAGCCGCGCGGTGAGGGCATCCGTGTACGCGTTTTCGGCCTCGAGATGGGCGAGGACCTCCGGGCTTTCCTTGTCGCGTAACCACTCGTAGTCGTCGGTGAAGAGGTCGTTGTGGTGCAGGCGTTCGACGGGCTTCTTCGCGGCGAGGGGAGGGACGACGGCAGCTGTAGTCATGGTGTTCAGCGTACTGAGGCTGGAGACGAGGGAGAATTGGGGGAGTACCGAAGCCGGCTATCGCGGCTTCACGGAAGGAAACAGCACATGGAGCAGGGCCTCACCACCGCCGGGAGCACGACGGAGAGCAGCACGAGCAGCGGCACGGATGTCGCCACAGGGCACGTTCTCCTCGGCCGGGTTTTCGATGCCGTCCTCTTCGATATGGACGGCACCCTGGTCGATTCGACTCGGGCCGTGAACCGGGCCTGGATGCGCTGGGGAGCCGAAGCGGGCCTCGGGCCCTCGTTCACCGGCGCCGAGCACGGAGTGCCCGCCCGGCAAATGGTGGCCAGGCTCGTTCCGGAGGACAAGATCGAGTGGTCGATCGCCCGGGTGCTCGAACTCGAACTCGACGACCTCGAGGGCATCGTGATCCTCCCAGGGGCCACGGAACTGATGCAGAGCCTGCCGGAGGGCCGCCGCGCCATCGTCACCTCGTGCGCCCGTTCGTTGTGCCTCGCCCGGCTCGAGTCGGCCGGCTTCCCGGTGCCCGCGACCGTCGTGACGATCGACGACACTCCCCGCGGCAAGCCGTTCCCTGAGCCGTTCCTGGCGGCGGCCGCGCGGCTCGGCGCCGACCCGCGTCGCTGCGTCGTGGTCGAAGACGCGCCGGCGGGCCTCGAGGCGGGTCGCGCGGCCGGATGTCTGACGATCGGTGTCGCCGGAACGCACACCATGGACCAGCTCGACGCCGATCTCGTCGTGCCGAGCCTTGACCGCCTGCGGATCAGCGTCCGCGAGACCGGCGTCGTCTTCGAGCTCCTCACCGAGTAGCCCCGCCCCAGTCAGTTCAGCCCCGAACCGATTCGACGGAGTTTTTGGGTTTTTGGCACGTGGGCCGCGATGTAAGGGCTTTCCGGGCAAAATCTCCGTCGAATTGGTTGGGGGAGGGGCCCGTCAGGACTGGTAGATCTCGAGCGGCAGGCCGTCGGGGTCCCGGAAGAAGAACATCGCCTTGTGCGAGTTCGGGTCGACCCGCAGCTCCTCGCAGTCGACGCCCTCGCGGAGGAGTTCGGCGCGGGCGCCGGGAACGTCGTCGACCTCGAACGCGAGGTGGCGCAGGCCGAGCGCCTCCGGGCCGCTGCGCCGGGGCGGGGTGTCCGGGAACGAGAACAACTCGAGGATGTACTCGCCGTTCAGGGCGAGCTTGCCCATCCATGAGTCGCGGTCGGCCCGGAAGTATTCCGCCTCGAGCGTGCAGCCCACGACGTCGACGTAGAACCGCTTCGAACGCGCGTAGTCGCTCGCGATGATGGCGATGTGGTGCACCTGGTTGATCAGCATCCTCCCAGCCTGACACAGCCGTTTCTGTGAGTCTCATAGCCCGAGTCCAGAAAACACCCGGGACCGGCAACTACCGTCAAGATTCTCACCATGGAACGCAATAAGGGGTTTTGTTGACGAATCACAGACCCGAGGGTCGCGCGGATGCCCGCAGGCATGCACGGGCGGCCACGCTCATCCGCCATCGGCGCCGACCGAGCCGCAGCCACACGATGATGACCCTGATCAAGGCGCTTGCGCTCACGCTCGCCGTCGTCCTCGTGAGCGGGGTATCCGTTGCGGCCATCGCGGTCAGCCAGTTCGCAACGAAGGTCTCGGCCAACGCGGTCGACATCTCCAACGGGGCGACCGACCTGCCCGCGCTTCCCCAGCTCGGTTCCTTCGAGGGGGGCTTCAATGTTCTCGTCGTCGGGGTGGACAACTCCCTCACCCAGTCGGCAGCCTATGGCGACCGCACCGGCACCCTCAACGACGTCAACATCCTGCTGCATGTCTCCGCCGACCATAAGAGCGCGGTCGTGATCAGCATTCCCCGTGACCTCGTCGTCAACCAGCCGGCCTGTACGGACCCCGATACCGGGAAGGTGGCGAAGGCCGCGACGTCCACGGCCATGAATGCATCCTTCGGACGGGGAGGTCTCGGCTGCGTCGTGTCGACCGTTTCGTCGCTGACCGGACTGACCATCCCGTACGCCGGCCTGATCTCCTTCGAGGGCACGGTCGCGATGGCCGACGCCGTCGGGGGCGTCCCGGTCTGCCTCAACGACGCGATCAAGGACCCGTACACGGGACTCGACCTTCCCGCGGGAACGAGTGTCGTCTCCGGAACCGCCGCCCTCGCCTATCTCCGGAGCCGCCACGGCGTCGGCGACGGCAGCGACCTGTCCCGGATCTCCTCGCAGCAGGCCTACATGTCCTCACTGATGCGAGTGATGAAGAGCAGCGCGACGCTCACCGACGTGTCGAAGCTGTCCGCCCTCGCGACGGCCGCGGGTACGAACCTGAAACTCTCGACGTCGCTCGCCAACATCCCGACCATGGTCGGCATGGCGCTCGCCCTGAAAGACATCGACCTGAACCAGCTCGTGTTCGTGCAATACCCGTCGGCGACCGACCCGCAGAACACCAACAAGCTGGTACCGTCGACCGCCCTCGCCAAGAAACTGTTCGCCGCGGTCACGGCCGACCAGTCCTTCACCCTCGACGCCAAATCCCTCGGCAACAGCGCCGAACTCGACCCGACGGCGACGCCCGCCGCGACGCCGACGCCGACGCCGACCCCCACTGCCTCGGCGACCGGTGCGGCAACGGGCACCCCGACGCCGGCGGCAACGGATGCCGCGGCTCCCGTCGAGATCGCCGGCCTGCGCGGCCAGACCGCGAGCCAGCAGACCTGCTCGATCGCGTTCAACTACTGATCCAGGGCCCGTCGAGCCGCCCTGAGCGCACTCCACCGAGTGCACCCCGCTGATTCGCGAACCAGTGATCACGGGTCAGTGGATCCCGCGCGCACTGTTCATTCGTGCGCTCTGGTGCTAACGTCGTCTTGTTCAGTTGATTTATATCTAGGAGAGTGAGATGAATTCTCGGGATCTCCAGCGGCAGGTCCTCGTCGTGATCGGCGCGCTCGTCGCCCTCGTCGGATCCTTCATCGGGTCCGGTGCCACGGCAGGCTCGCCCCTGCGGCCTCCCTCGTCTGGGGGCTCGGCTGGCTCGCCGTGGCACGGCTCAGCGGAACCCTGCTCTCCGTGACCACAGGTGTCGCGGCCATTGTCGGCGCCGTGCTCGTGATCGCCCTGACCGTCGGCGCGCGCCTGCGCATGGCGAAACTTCTCGTCTCCCCGCCGACCCGAATGGTAGCCGCATGACCGACCAGCGCCCGTCCACCCCCACTGCCTCCACCCCCACTGCCTCCACCCCCACTGCCTCCACCCCCACTGCCTCCGCCCGCGTTGAGCCCGTGCGCCGCCGCTGGGCCGGCCTCGTCTTCATCAGCATCGCCGTCGCGCTCATCATCGTCGACTCGACGATTATCAACGTCGCGATCCCCTCGATCGTCCGGGACCTCGCGATCACGTCGACCCAGGTGCAGTGGGTCCAGGAAAGCTACACCCTCGTCTTCGCAGCCCTCCTGCTCGTCTTCGGCACACTGGCTGACCGGTACGGGCGCCGTCGCATCCTGATCCTCGGCGTCGTGCTGTTCGCCGCGGCATCCGTTCTCGCGGCGGCGGCGCAATCGGGCGATCTCCTGATCGGCACCCGCCTGATCCAGGGCATCGGCGGCGCCATGGTCCTCCCGACCACCCTGTCGCTGATCAACGCGAATTTCCGCGGCAGAGACCGTGGCATCGCCTTCGCGATCTGGGGCTCCACGATCGGCGGCATGGTCGCGGTCGGGCCGCTCCTCGGCGGCTGGCTGACCACGTACTTCTCCTGGCGCTGGGCGTTCGGCATCAATGTGCCGCTCGGTGTGATCATCGTCATCGGGGTGCTCGTCTTCGTCTCCGAGTCGAAGGATGCCGGAGAACCCCGCCGTGTCGACGTCGTCGGCGCCGTGCTCTCGGTGCTCACGAGCGCCAGCCTGGTCTTCGGACTCATCGAGGGTCGCAGCTACGGCTGGTGGCTGACCAACAAGGCCATGGTGATCGGCGGCTTCACCTGGCCGTATCCGATTTCCCCGATTCCGGTCGCCTTCGCGATCACCCTCCTCGCCGGAACGGCGTTCATCCTCTGGGGCCTCGCCCGGCAGCGCGCGGGCAAGACCACCCTGCTCGCATTCTCGCTGTTCCGGATCGCTTCATTCCGCAATGGGAATATCGCGGCGCTGATCGTGTCGCTCGGCGAGTTCGGCATCATCCTGTCCCTGCCGCTCTGGCTGCAGAACGTGCTCGGTTACGATGCGCTTCAGACAGGGTTCGTGCTGCTCGCCCTCGCGATCGGCTCCTTCGTTGCGAGCGGATCCGCCGGCGCATACGGCAACAGGGTGTCACCGGAAACGATCGTGCGGGTCGGAATCGTCCTGGAGATCCTCGGCGTCGCGGGGCTCGGTCTTGTGATCACGGCGGACGCCAGCTGGCTCGCGATCGTGCCGTTCCTCTTCGTCTACGGGATGGGTGTCGGCCTCGCGACCGCCCAGCTGACCGGGGTCGTGCTCAAGGACGTTCCTGTCGAGAAGAGCGGACAAGGTTCTGGCACCTCTTCGACGGCGCGTCAGATCGGTTCGGCGCTCGGCATCGCGGTGCTCGGCACCGTGCTGTTCACCTCGGTCGGCGCCTCGCTGGACGCAAAACTCGCGGACGTGCCGGGGTTGCCGGAGTCGGCGCGCACCCAGGTGGTCGACGCGGTCGTTGACAGTGCCGGAGCGGCGATCCCCGCCCTTGAAGCACAGAGCCCTGCCGTTGGAGCGGCCGCGCGCGACGCCTTCAGCGAGGGCACCCGGTACTCCGCGTTCGCGGCCGCCGGATTCCTCGTCCTCGGCCTGCTCGCGACACTGCGGCTCTCGGGCACGACGCAGCACCGCGACGGCCGTGAGCCACAAGCGGATGCCGGCGGCGAGGCATCCGCCGCCGACACCCCCGCGGAAGAGCCGGTCTAGCGCAGCGGACGCCGGGGCAGGGGCCGCCTCAACGCCGGGTCTCCGCGGCTAGGAGACCGGCCGCCCTGGGGTGGCCGGTGGCGGCTTCGCTACGGTCCTGCGAGCGGGCTGCGGCTTCTGGTACGCCAGTTCCCCGCCCACCCTGCCGCCGTATGGACGACCGTGATCGGCGAATTCCTCGCGGAAGAACGCCATCCGCCACGGCCCGAGTTCGATGCGCGCGCCGGTGCGCAGAACCCGGCCCCCCTCTGGCGAACGACTTCCGTCGATGCCCTGGGACTCCGTTCCCGGCGCGACGGGCCCGAGGGGAAAGAACACGTACTCGTCGTTATGGTCATGCCGGATCTCGGCGTGGATGGGAGCGAGACCGTCGAGCCTCAGATCGGCGTCCGGGCTCGATCCGATCCTTGTGGTCTCCGGCATGAGGTCGAATTGGCGGGGCGGCCTGCCGTCCCAGTTTTCCGACCCGACGACGAAGATCAGTCGGGGACGCCCGGATCCGCGGGTGTAGTGCGTGGTCGTCACCGTGCGCCGGATGCGGCGGTCGAGCGTCGGTACCAGGGGGAAGAGGGTGGAGGGCGGGAGAGTCACGACCGGTGTCGATTCTGCCCCGCCGGCGCGCCGGCGACGCCGCAGCAGCGGCGCCAGCGCGGCCCGGCTGCCGAGGGCGACATTGGCGGACCCGGTCAGGAGGCGCTGCAGCCGATGAGCCGAGATCGCACCGAGCCGGACTACCAGCCCGTTCGGACCGCTCAGCGAGACCGAGAGCCCACGTTCGGCCAGATCTGCCGCGAGGGTGCGGATCTCCTTGAGAGTGATCGTCCTCGTCTGCAGGAAGAGCTCGGGCCGGCTCGCGAAGATCTCGACGTCGGAGCCGGCGGCGTTGATCGTTCCCTGCATCCGTTCGCCGCCATGCTGACCGTCCGGCTCGGCAAGGGAGAAGGCGAGATCGATGTCCAGACGGGTGGTCGTTGCCATGGTCAGTGGGCGAGGGACTCGGCGGTCGGGCCTTCGCTCGTCGTGACGCGGAGGGTCCCGTTCAGCTTCCACGTCGCCCGCGGGGCATCCGGTCCGATGTCCCGGGGGACTTCGACGGCCATGTCGATGAAGGTGTAGTTGATCACGGCACTCTTACCGGTCAGGTACGACCACATCTCTTTCCCGAGATCGGTCCAGTCCTGGATGACGTGGCCGTCGGGGGCCGTCGCCGTCCCTGCCGTTTCGTCGCTCGTGCTCGTGCTCGTGCTGGTCGTTTCGCTCACGGTGTGTCCTTCTGAATTCGTCGATCAGGATACGGAGTTCGACGTCGAGGAAACCCTCCGGAGCCTGCCCGTCAGTGGGAAGCCCGGCTACGCCAACACTGCCGTTGGGTCGAGGCTAATGGGCCACTCCGCACAGTGGGGGATTGCACAGGCGGCTCACAGCAACCCGGTGTCAGTGGCTTCGGTTAGCCTCGATGCAAATCCTTTCGGGAGGCCGTCGTGTTCCTGCTTGACCCTGTCACCGTCGTGTACTCGGCGAGCGACCTGAGCGCGGCCGCGGTCTGCGAATGGGCCGTGATGCGCCGGCTCGACGCCCGCCTCGGGCGGATCGACCCGGTTCCGGACCCCACGGACGCGATGCTCGCGCGCACCGCGGAACTGGGCGACGCCCACGAGCTGCGGATGCTGAACCGGCTCCGTTCGTCCGGGCCCGTGGTCGAGATCGAGCGTCCGGCCCGCGCCGAGCGTGCTGCGATGCTCGAAGCCGCCCGGCTCAGCGCCGAGGCCCTCCGCACCGGCGCCGCGGTGGTGTTCCAGGCCGCCTTCTTCGACGGGCGTTTCCTCGGGTACGCGGACTTCATCATCCGCTCGCCGGAGCAGGGCGATACGACGGGAGTCGCCCCGGCGGGCCCGAGCTATGAGGTCTACGACACGAAACTGGCCCGCTCGGCCACGGTGACCGCGCTGCTGCAACTCGCGGCGTACAGCGACCAGTTGGAACGCCTCGGCATCCGCACCGGCGACCGGGTGCACCTCCTGCTCGGAGACGGGCGCACGAGTTCGCACCGGCTGGCCGACATCCTGACGGTGTACCGGGCCAGGAGGGCCAGGCTCGAGGGCCTGATCGACGAACGCCTCGCCGACGCCGCGCCGACCCCCTGGGGCGACCCCCGGTACGTCGCCTGCGGACGCTGCGCGGTCTGTGAGGAGCAGGTGCAACTGCACCGGGATGTGCTCCTGGTCGCCCGGCTGCGGCTCGCCCAGCGTGCCCGCCTGCGCGCTGCGGGGATCGGGACGATCGAGGAGCTCGCCGCGTCTACGGGGCCCGTCGCCGGGATCACCGATTCGACGCTCGCGACCCTGCGCGCACAGGCCCGGCTTCAGCTCGATCCGCACCCCGGCCGACCGCTCGCCTGGCAGGTGACCAACCCGCCGGCGCTCGCTGCACTGCCGCGGCCGAGCCAGGGGGATATCTTCTTCGACTTCGAGGGCGACCCCCTGTACCAGGAGGGAGCGGACGACGCCTCCGCCGGGACCATCGTATGGGGCCTCGACTACCTGTTCGGCCTCCTCGAAGCCGACGACACCTTCCGCGCCTTCTGGGCGCACAACTACGCCGAGGAACGCCAGGCCCTCATCGACTTCCTCGCCTACGTGCACGAACGCCGGGAACGCTACCCCGGCCTGCACATCTACCACTACGCCCCCTACGAGCGCACCCATCTGCTCAGCCTCGCCGCCCGGCACGGCGTCGGAGAGGACGCCGTCGACGACCTGCTCCGCAACCACGTGCTCGTCGACCTGTACCCGATCGTGCGGCAGGGCCTTCGGGTCGGCAGCCGCAGCTACTCGCTCAAGAAGCTCGAGCCGCTGTACATGGGGGAGAAGGCCAGGGAGGGCGTCGACAACGCCGCAGACTCGATCGCCGAGTACGCGCGCGCGGGCGAGCTCTTCGCCGCCGGCGAGACGGATGCCGCTGCGGCCGTCCTCGAGGACATCGCGCGGTACAACGCTTACGACTGCCGGTCGACGCGGCGGCTGCGGGACTGGCTCCTCGACCGGGTCGCGGACGACGGTGCCTTCGACAACGGTGCCGCCGGACGCCTCGATGCCGCGGGCGATGCCGGCGTCGCGGCTCGTGCCGGCGAGCTCGCGATCGCGGTCCCCGAGCGGGAACCCGACCCGGTCTACCTCGAACTGACGGCCCTGCTCGAACAGGTGCCGCCGACCGGCCGCACGAGCGACGAGACCGCGCTCGCCCTCGCGGCCGCGGCCATCGACTACCATCGCCGCGAACAGAAATCGTTCTGGTGGGACCACTTCGCCAGGCTCGCGTCGCCCCTCGAGGACTGGTCGGACACCAGGGACGTCTTCTCGGTCGTGCGGGCCACCGTCGAGATCGGCTGGCACCGCGAGGGCAGGCAGGTCCTCGACCGACGCCTGCTCCGGCTCGAGGGCACCCCGGCGCCCGGAAGCTCACTCAAGGCCGGGCAACAGCCGTTCCTCGTCTACGACCCGCCGTATCCGCCGATCCGGCGGAGCAACGAGCCGGGCGCCCGCACCGCCCACAACAAGGCAACCATCGTGCAGGTGGGCGACGACGGCGGATTCGGCGGCGCCCTCGACGGAGGTGCCCTCGACGACGGCGTGATCTTCGTCGACGAGATCCTTGAACGCGACGCGCCCCACCACGACGCACTCCCTGTCTACCTCACTCCGGGAACCCCGCCGCAGCCCGGCAGCCAGGTCGGCGCGATCTCCCAGTGGGGCGGGGCCGTGCTGTCCGCATGGCCGCTGCCGCTCGCGGATGCCGCGTTCGACATCCTGCGCCGGGTGCCGCCGAGACTGCGCGCGGGCGCCACCCTGCCTGTCGTTACCGCAGGAGACACCCAGGGTGCCATCCGCGATGCCGTGCTGGCCCTCGATCACTCTTACCTTGCCGTCCAAGGGCCGCCCGGAACCGGGAAGACCTTCGTCGGCTCGCGGGTGATCGCCGACCTCGTGGTCCGGCACGGCTGGCGGATCGGCGTCGTCGCGCAATCGCATGCGGCCGTCGAGAACATGCTGCGCGCGGTGGTCGAGGCGGGTGCCGGGGTCGGGCTCGACCCGGACCGCGTCGGCAAAAGGCCGAAGAAGGGCGAAGAAGGCACTGCCGTTCCGTGGCGCGCTCTCGATGTCAAGGGTCTCGCCGCTTTCACCGGCCGGTCGGACGGCTGGGTACTCGGCGGGACGGCCTGGGACTTCAGCAACGCCGACCGGATCCCGCGTGGCTCCCTCGATCTGCTCGTGATCGACGAAGCCGGGCAGTACTCCTTCGCGAGCACGATCGCCGCGGCCGTCTCGGCGGAGCGGCTGCTGCTTCTCGGCGACCCGCAGCAGTTGCCGCAGGTAAGCCAGGGCACGCACCCCGAACCCGTCGACCTCTCCGCGCTCGGCTGGCTCACGGACGGGCATCGGGTGCTCCCCGCCGAGCTCGGGTACTTCCTCGCGACCAGCTGGCGGATGCACCCGGCCGTCTGTGCTCCAGTTTCGGCGCTCTCCTACGAGGGTAAACTCCGCTCGCACCCCTCCGACCGTGCCCTGGCCGGGGTCGAACCCGGGCTGCATCCCGTGCCGGTGCGCCACACCGACAACGCGACCTCGTCGATCGAAGAAGCGGATGTCGTGGTCGGGCTCGTGCGGGACGCCATCGGCCGGCCGTGGACATCCGCCGGGCGAACCGCCCCGCTCGGGGCGGCGGACGTGATCGTGGTCGCTCCATACAACGCCCAGGTCGCCCTGATCAGGGAACGACTCCGGGCGGCCGGCCTCTCCTCGGTCCCGGTCGGCACGGTCGACAAATTCCAGGGCAGGGAGGCCGCGGTCGCGATCGTCTCGCTCGCGGCGTCGTCCGCGGAGGAGGTGCCGCGCGGCCTCGAATTCCTGCTGCTCGCGAACCGGCTCAACGTCGCCATCTCGCGCGCCCAGTGGGCGGCGTGGCTCGTCTACTCGCCCGCGCTCACGGACTCGCTGCCGCACAGTGTCGAGGCGCTCGCCCAGTTGAGCGCTTTCATCACACTCGTCGGCTCGTAGACCAGAGACGAGCACACAAAAAAAGGAAGCACCCCCGACTACCGAGGGTGCTTCCTGTTCTTCCGGTGGAGTATTACTCGGCGTCGAGGTCCGTCTCGAGGATTTTGACGAGGGCTTCGAGCGCCTCGTCGGCGCCGTCGCCTTCCGCGCGCAGCACGACGACGTCGCCGTTGGCCGCACCGAGGCTCATCAGGCTCAGGATGCTCGAGGCGTCCATGGCGTCTTCAGCAGACTCGCCCTCCATCGCGATGGTGACCTCGATCGGTAGTTCGCCGACGGCGGCCGCAAAAATGGACGCGGGACGGGCATGCAGGCCGACTCGGCTGGCAATGGTGGCTGTGCGTTCGGACATAATTCCTCCTGGTTGATACTCGACGACGGTCGTGCTCGACGATACTGCGGGCTGACTGGAGTGGTGCGGGGAGCGGCTACGCGTGTGCGGTTACAGACCCAACTCTTCAAGTATGGGCAATCCGGCGCGCACGCGCTTGCGGGCCTCGGTCGGATTCGGCGCGGACACCGCGAGGACCGCGAGCTTCTTGGCATCGTCGAGGGTGACGGACTTCAGCACGGCTCCGACCGCGGAGAGCGAACGGGAGGTCATCGACAGGGTTGCGACCCCGAGAC
This genomic window contains:
- a CDS encoding DHA2 family efflux MFS transporter permease subunit; the encoded protein is MTDQRPSTPTASTPTASTPTASTPTASARVEPVRRRWAGLVFISIAVALIIVDSTIINVAIPSIVRDLAITSTQVQWVQESYTLVFAALLLVFGTLADRYGRRRILILGVVLFAAASVLAAAAQSGDLLIGTRLIQGIGGAMVLPTTLSLINANFRGRDRGIAFAIWGSTIGGMVAVGPLLGGWLTTYFSWRWAFGINVPLGVIIVIGVLVFVSESKDAGEPRRVDVVGAVLSVLTSASLVFGLIEGRSYGWWLTNKAMVIGGFTWPYPISPIPVAFAITLLAGTAFILWGLARQRAGKTTLLAFSLFRIASFRNGNIAALIVSLGEFGIILSLPLWLQNVLGYDALQTGFVLLALAIGSFVASGSAGAYGNRVSPETIVRVGIVLEILGVAGLGLVITADASWLAIVPFLFVYGMGVGLATAQLTGVVLKDVPVEKSGQGSGTSSTARQIGSALGIAVLGTVLFTSVGASLDAKLADVPGLPESARTQVVDAVVDSAGAAIPALEAQSPAVGAAARDAFSEGTRYSAFAAAGFLVLGLLATLRLSGTTQHRDGREPQADAGGEASAADTPAEEPV
- a CDS encoding S9 family peptidase, with the translated sequence MTTAAVVPPLAAKKPVERLHHNDLFTDDYEWLRDKESPEVLAHLEAENAYTDALTARLAPLREQLFDEIKARTRETDLSVPVREGQWWYYTRTVEGQEYGIHCRAPVSGPDDWAPPVLDPEADDAGTSGTVRAGLPGEQVLLDDNAEAAGHEFYALGSFDVSADATRLLYAVDTEGDERYTIRVRDLTTGENLFDEITDTGEDALFEPSGRYLFYTTVDEAWRPDTVWRHEIGTDPASDAQVFHEPDDRFWVGIGLTRSRKYLLIEAGSSVTTETRLLDTGDPTGDFAIVWPRRDGVEYDVEHAVLAGEDRLLIVHNDQAVNFELVDVAAGDPHGPRRMLLPHDESVRLEGVDAFRDFVIAEYRRDGLTQVAIASLWTEAEVSAATALTAETGGPAATADAARPLTFTELAFDEPLFTAGTGANPEWEQPTIRFGYTSFVTPSTVYDLVVATGERRLLKQQTVLGAYDPARYEQRREWATAADGTRVPISLVYRSGLVTPGEPAPTLLYGYGSYEISIDPTFSISRLSLLNRGLVYAIAHVRGGGELGRLWYEHGKELEKRNSFTDFIDCAQHLIDAGLTAPDRLVAEGRSAGGLLMGAVANLAPELFSGILAGVPFVDPLTSILDPALPLTVIEWDEWGDPLHDPEVYAYIKSYSPVENVRDTHYPRILAVTSLNDTRVLYVEPAKWVAHLREVGADVLLKTEMSAGHGGVSGRYARWREIAFDNAWILDAAGVHPLP
- a CDS encoding HAD-IA family hydrolase — translated: MEQGLTTAGSTTESSTSSGTDVATGHVLLGRVFDAVLFDMDGTLVDSTRAVNRAWMRWGAEAGLGPSFTGAEHGVPARQMVARLVPEDKIEWSIARVLELELDDLEGIVILPGATELMQSLPEGRRAIVTSCARSLCLARLESAGFPVPATVVTIDDTPRGKPFPEPFLAAAARLGADPRRCVVVEDAPAGLEAGRAAGCLTIGVAGTHTMDQLDADLVVPSLDRLRISVRETGVVFELLTE
- a CDS encoding VOC family protein, producing the protein MLINQVHHIAIIASDYARSKRFYVDVVGCTLEAEYFRADRDSWMGKLALNGEYILELFSFPDTPPRRSGPEALGLRHLAFEVDDVPGARAELLREGVDCEELRVDPNSHKAMFFFRDPDGLPLEIYQS
- a CDS encoding LCP family protein, which encodes MTNHRPEGRADARRHARAATLIRHRRRPSRSHTMMTLIKALALTLAVVLVSGVSVAAIAVSQFATKVSANAVDISNGATDLPALPQLGSFEGGFNVLVVGVDNSLTQSAAYGDRTGTLNDVNILLHVSADHKSAVVISIPRDLVVNQPACTDPDTGKVAKAATSTAMNASFGRGGLGCVVSTVSSLTGLTIPYAGLISFEGTVAMADAVGGVPVCLNDAIKDPYTGLDLPAGTSVVSGTAALAYLRSRHGVGDGSDLSRISSQQAYMSSLMRVMKSSATLTDVSKLSALATAAGTNLKLSTSLANIPTMVGMALALKDIDLNQLVFVQYPSATDPQNTNKLVPSTALAKKLFAAVTADQSFTLDAKSLGNSAELDPTATPAATPTPTPTPTASATGAATGTPTPAATDAAAPVEIAGLRGQTASQQTCSIAFNY